A stretch of Clostridium sp. BJN0001 DNA encodes these proteins:
- a CDS encoding 16S rRNA (uracil(1498)-N(3))-methyltransferase: MHKFFVSKQNIDDYNAVITGDDVKHIYKVLRLQENDTVIINDTEGTEYEAEISEINKKEVIVKLIKKLDINNESKIRIHLFQGMPKGQKMELIIQKCTELGVNFFYPLITERTDIKLKGEYKKIDRLNRIALEASKQCKRSVIPKVFDAIDFKSANEYLKNMDLIVVPYENEEKYGIKKIADNVSLDIKDIAVIIGPEGGFEESEIEYLKEINSKIVTLGNRILRTETAAITTCGIIQYVFGDLG; this comes from the coding sequence ATGCATAAATTTTTTGTTTCTAAACAAAATATAGATGATTATAATGCTGTAATTACAGGCGATGATGTAAAACATATATATAAAGTTTTAAGACTTCAGGAAAATGATACTGTAATAATAAATGATACAGAAGGTACAGAATATGAAGCAGAGATTTCTGAAATAAATAAAAAAGAAGTTATAGTAAAACTTATAAAGAAGCTTGATATAAATAATGAAAGTAAAATAAGAATACACCTTTTTCAGGGAATGCCCAAAGGACAGAAGATGGAGCTTATTATTCAAAAATGTACAGAACTTGGAGTGAATTTTTTCTATCCGCTTATAACTGAAAGAACTGATATAAAGCTAAAGGGTGAGTATAAAAAAATTGATAGACTAAATAGAATTGCACTTGAAGCTTCAAAACAATGTAAAAGAAGTGTTATTCCTAAAGTATTTGATGCAATTGATTTTAAATCGGCGAATGAGTATTTAAAAAATATGGATCTTATAGTAGTTCCGTATGAAAATGAAGAGAAATACGGAATAAAAAAAATTGCAGATAATGTATCTTTAGACATAAAAGATATTGCAGTTATAATAGGACCTGAAGGCGGATTTGAAGAAAGTGAAATAGAATATCTTAAAGAGATTAACTCAAAGATAGTTACGCTTGGAAATAGAATTTTAAGAACTGAAACAGCAGCCATAACAACATGTGGAATCATTCAATATGTATTTGGTGATTTAGGCTGA
- the prmA gene encoding 50S ribosomal protein L11 methyltransferase, with the protein MEGIWNEISVITDKTECLEIISSIFYDLGCPNVAMEDPNDLLSRDQGPLTWDFADINILEHKGKKAVCKGYFEDDVDINEIKEKIEKKLLEIEKSGLDIGNAKVCLKKMHEQDWANNWKKYYKPVKVTDRIVIKPEWEKYEKKDGEHVIELDPGMAFGTGTHETTRMCLKALDEYINDDNSDTVIDVGCGSGILTIAAKMLGANKAIGVDLDPIAVDSAKGNAKLNNLTGIEILEGNLLDVVSEKADIIVANIIAQVIVSFVEDVKKTLKSGGYFICSGIIHEKLNMVKEKLKECNFDIIKVDEDGEWNAIVSRLK; encoded by the coding sequence TTGGAAGGTATTTGGAATGAAATAAGTGTAATTACAGACAAAACGGAGTGTCTTGAAATAATATCATCAATATTTTACGATCTAGGATGTCCAAATGTTGCTATGGAGGATCCTAATGATTTATTATCAAGAGATCAGGGACCTTTAACTTGGGACTTTGCAGATATAAATATATTAGAGCATAAAGGGAAAAAAGCTGTATGCAAAGGATATTTTGAAGACGATGTGGATATAAATGAAATTAAAGAAAAGATTGAGAAAAAGCTTTTAGAAATTGAAAAGTCTGGACTCGATATTGGAAATGCTAAAGTTTGCTTAAAAAAGATGCATGAGCAGGATTGGGCAAATAATTGGAAAAAATATTATAAACCTGTAAAGGTTACAGATAGAATCGTTATTAAACCTGAATGGGAAAAATATGAGAAAAAAGATGGAGAGCATGTTATAGAACTTGATCCTGGAATGGCTTTTGGAACAGGTACACATGAAACAACAAGAATGTGTTTAAAGGCTCTTGATGAATATATAAATGATGATAATAGCGATACTGTAATAGACGTAGGATGCGGATCTGGGATATTAACTATTGCAGCTAAAATGCTTGGAGCAAACAAGGCAATAGGCGTTGATCTTGATCCGATTGCAGTAGACTCTGCAAAAGGGAATGCTAAATTAAATAATCTTACAGGAATAGAAATACTAGAAGGAAATCTTTTAGATGTAGTATCTGAAAAAGCTGATATAATTGTTGCTAATATAATAGCTCAAGTTATCGTCTCATTTGTAGAAGATGTTAAAAAGACATTAAAAAGTGGTGGATATTTTATATGCTCAGGAATTATTCATGAAAAACTTAATATGGTTAAAGAAAAATTAAAAGAATGCAACTTTGACATAATTAAAGTTGATGAAGACGGAGAATGGAACGCTATAGTTTCAAGATTAAAGTAA
- the trmB gene encoding tRNA (guanosine(46)-N7)-methyltransferase TrmB — translation MRMRRKPWARPELLSCDFFIADPKKYKGKWHQLFLNDKPIFLELGCGKGNFVSESASRNLDVNHIAIDIKDEVLVLAKRNIEKVYKEKNIDKIDNVFIMPQEICLIDEIFSKEDIVDRIYINFCNPWPKKRHKKRRLTHTNQLLKYRNFLKDGGKIYFKTDDDDLFKESLDYFSECKFSIEYITYDLHKSGYEDNIVTEHEKMFSEKNINIKFLIAKKEK, via the coding sequence GTGAGAATGAGAAGAAAGCCATGGGCAAGACCAGAACTTTTAAGCTGCGACTTTTTTATAGCAGATCCTAAAAAATATAAAGGAAAATGGCATCAGCTTTTTTTAAATGATAAACCGATTTTCTTAGAATTAGGATGTGGAAAAGGAAATTTTGTTTCTGAATCAGCATCGAGAAACTTAGATGTTAATCATATTGCGATAGATATAAAAGATGAAGTTTTAGTGCTTGCAAAAAGAAACATTGAAAAAGTTTATAAAGAAAAGAACATAGATAAAATAGATAATGTTTTTATTATGCCTCAGGAGATATGTCTCATAGATGAGATATTTTCAAAAGAAGATATTGTTGACAGAATTTATATTAATTTTTGTAATCCTTGGCCTAAAAAAAGACATAAAAAAAGACGTCTTACACATACAAATCAGTTACTAAAGTATAGAAACTTTTTAAAAGATGGTGGCAAAATATATTTTAAAACTGATGATGATGATCTTTTTAAAGAATCACTTGACTATTTTAGTGAATGTAAATTTAGCATAGAATACATAACTTATGATCTTCATAAAAGTGGATATGAGGATAATATTGTAACTGAACATGAAAAAATGTTTTCAGAAAAGAATATAAATATTAAATTCTTAATTGCTAAAAAAGAAAAATAA
- the dnaJ gene encoding molecular chaperone DnaJ yields the protein MASKDYYEVLGVDKNASDDEIKRAFRKLAVKYHPDRNQGNKEAEEKFKEVNEAYQVLSDKDKRAKYDQFGSAAFDGSGGFSGAGGFGGFDGFDMGGFGDIFDSFFGGGGRTSSRRNGPVRGSDVECTVRLTFEEAVFGAEKEISINRSENCDHCNGTGAEPGSSVKTCPKCHGTGQIRVQRQTPLGNFVSTSTCDECHGQGKVIEKPCSKCHGKGTVRKNRKIKINIPAGVDTGNIIPLKGQGEQGLRGGSAGDLYVKINVSPSSIFTRKGCDVYIDAHISFAKAVLGSEITVKTVDGNVKYTVPHGTQSGTLFRLKGKGIQRVNSTLRGDQYVRVIVDIPKTVNEAQKKALYDLMEAFGEGEHPKESEGFFHKKRRK from the coding sequence ATGGCAAGTAAAGACTATTATGAAGTGCTTGGCGTTGATAAAAATGCTAGTGATGATGAAATAAAAAGAGCCTTTAGAAAACTCGCTGTAAAATATCATCCAGATAGAAACCAGGGAAACAAAGAGGCTGAAGAAAAATTTAAGGAAGTTAATGAAGCTTATCAAGTTTTATCAGATAAAGATAAGAGAGCCAAATATGATCAATTTGGTTCTGCTGCATTTGATGGAAGTGGCGGATTTAGTGGAGCAGGCGGCTTTGGTGGTTTTGATGGATTTGATATGGGCGGCTTTGGAGATATTTTTGATTCTTTTTTTGGAGGAGGAGGCAGAACTTCTTCAAGAAGAAATGGTCCTGTAAGAGGAAGCGATGTTGAGTGTACAGTAAGACTTACATTTGAAGAGGCAGTATTTGGTGCCGAAAAGGAAATATCTATAAATAGAAGTGAAAACTGTGATCATTGTAATGGAACAGGTGCTGAACCTGGAAGTAGTGTAAAAACTTGTCCAAAATGTCATGGAACAGGTCAAATAAGAGTTCAGAGACAAACTCCTCTTGGAAATTTTGTTTCAACTTCTACATGTGATGAGTGCCATGGACAAGGAAAAGTAATTGAAAAACCATGTAGTAAATGTCATGGTAAAGGTACAGTAAGAAAGAATAGAAAGATTAAGATAAATATACCAGCAGGTGTTGATACTGGAAACATTATTCCATTAAAAGGACAAGGAGAACAAGGACTAAGAGGTGGAAGTGCAGGAGATTTATATGTAAAGATAAATGTATCTCCATCAAGTATATTTACAAGAAAAGGCTGCGATGTCTATATAGATGCGCATATTTCTTTTGCAAAGGCTGTGCTTGGATCTGAAATCACTGTAAAGACAGTTGATGGAAATGTTAAATATACAGTGCCACATGGAACTCAGTCAGGAACATTATTCAGATTAAAAGGCAAAGGAATTCAAAGAGTAAATTCCACTTTAAGAGGAGACCAATACGTAAGAGTCATTGTAGATATACCAAAGACTGTTAATGAGGCTCAGAAAAAAGCTTTATATGATCTTATGGAAGCATTTGGAGAAGGAGAACATCCAAAAGAATCTGAAGGATTTTTTCATAAAAAAAGAAGAAAATAA
- the dnaK gene encoding molecular chaperone DnaK — MGKIIGIDLGTTNSCVAVMEGGDPVVIANSEGARTTPSVVSFQADGERLVGQVAKRQSITNPDKTVISIKRHMGTDYKVNIDGKEFSPQQVSAMVLQKIKKDAEAYLGEPVTEAVITVPAYFNDSQRQATKDAGKIAGLDVKRIINEPTAASLAYGLDKMDSNQKILVYDLGGGTFDVSILDLGDGVFEVLATNGDTHLGGDDFDEKIMKYIADDFKAKNNIDLLQDKMASQRLKEAAEKAKIELSASTQTNINLPFITADQTGPKHIDMNLTRAKFNEITQDLVDRTIEPMKKALADAKLSLSDINKIILVGGSTRIPAVVEAVKNFTGKEPSKGVNPDECVAVGAAIQGGVLTGDVKDVVLLDVTPLTLGIETAGGIATKLIERNTTIPTKKSQVFSTAADNQTSVEINVVQGERQMAADNKSLGRFTLSGIAPAPRGIPQIEVTFDIDANGIVKVSALDKGTGKEANITITASTNLSDDEVDKAVKEAEKYSEEDKKRKEKIEVKNTAEQTVYQIEKTLKENADKATADEKAKVEEKIEALKKVKDGDDIEAIKKATEELNQSFYPIATKMYQQTAQANGAAGQQGAATGTADNGAKADAGKDDNVVDADFKVDDDK, encoded by the coding sequence ATGGGAAAAATTATAGGAATTGATTTAGGAACAACAAACTCATGTGTTGCAGTTATGGAAGGCGGAGATCCAGTTGTTATAGCTAATTCAGAGGGAGCAAGAACAACTCCTTCAGTAGTTTCTTTCCAAGCTGACGGAGAAAGATTAGTAGGTCAGGTTGCTAAAAGACAGTCAATAACAAATCCTGATAAGACAGTAATCTCAATTAAAAGACATATGGGAACTGATTATAAAGTAAATATTGATGGAAAGGAATTCTCACCACAGCAGGTTTCAGCAATGGTTCTTCAGAAAATAAAGAAAGATGCAGAAGCTTATCTTGGTGAACCAGTTACAGAAGCTGTAATTACTGTTCCAGCATATTTTAATGATAGCCAGAGACAGGCAACTAAAGATGCAGGTAAGATTGCAGGACTTGATGTTAAGAGAATTATAAATGAACCAACAGCAGCATCACTTGCTTATGGTCTTGATAAGATGGATTCTAACCAGAAGATATTAGTATACGACTTAGGTGGTGGTACTTTTGATGTATCTATTCTTGATTTAGGAGACGGAGTATTCGAAGTACTTGCAACTAATGGAGATACACATCTTGGTGGAGATGATTTTGATGAAAAAATCATGAAGTATATAGCTGATGATTTTAAAGCTAAAAACAATATAGACCTTCTTCAAGATAAGATGGCATCACAGAGATTAAAAGAAGCAGCTGAAAAAGCTAAAATAGAATTATCTGCTTCAACTCAAACAAATATAAATCTTCCATTTATCACAGCTGATCAAACAGGTCCAAAACATATCGATATGAACCTTACAAGAGCTAAGTTCAATGAAATCACTCAGGACCTTGTAGATAGAACAATAGAACCTATGAAGAAAGCATTAGCAGATGCTAAGTTAAGCTTAAGCGATATAAATAAGATAATATTAGTAGGAGGTTCTACAAGAATTCCAGCAGTTGTTGAAGCTGTTAAGAACTTTACAGGAAAAGAACCTTCAAAGGGAGTTAACCCTGATGAATGTGTTGCAGTAGGTGCAGCTATACAAGGTGGAGTTTTAACAGGAGATGTTAAGGATGTAGTTCTTCTTGATGTTACACCTCTTACACTTGGAATTGAAACTGCCGGTGGAATTGCAACTAAGTTAATCGAAAGAAATACTACAATTCCAACTAAGAAGAGTCAGGTTTTCTCAACAGCAGCAGATAATCAGACTTCAGTTGAAATTAATGTAGTACAGGGTGAAAGACAGATGGCAGCTGATAATAAATCTCTTGGAAGATTTACTTTATCAGGTATTGCTCCAGCCCCAAGAGGAATTCCTCAAATCGAAGTTACTTTTGATATAGATGCAAATGGTATTGTTAAGGTATCAGCTCTTGATAAGGGAACTGGAAAAGAAGCTAATATAACAATTACAGCATCAACAAATCTTTCTGATGATGAAGTTGATAAGGCTGTTAAAGAAGCAGAAAAGTATTCTGAAGAAGATAAGAAGAGAAAAGAAAAAATTGAAGTTAAGAATACTGCAGAACAGACAGTATATCAGATAGAAAAAACATTAAAAGAAAATGCAGATAAAGCAACTGCAGACGAAAAAGCAAAGGTTGAAGAAAAAATCGAAGCTTTAAAGAAAGTTAAAGACGGAGACGATATAGAAGCTATAAAGAAGGCAACTGAAGAATTAAATCAGTCATTCTATCCAATAGCTACAAAGATGTATCAACAGACAGCTCAAGCAAATGGTGCAGCAGGACAACAAGGCGCTGCAACAGGAACAGCAGATAATGGTGCTAAAGCTGATGCAGGCAAAGACGATAATGTAGTTGATGCTGATTTTAAAGTAGACGACGATAAATAG
- the grpE gene encoding nucleotide exchange factor GrpE — protein sequence MSNENDNKNKNEEVKIEDNAENVEETKAESKDEASENKEQGSDELSMTKKYKEEAEKIKIELDNTKDKLLRTMAEYDNFRKRTVKEKEGIYADAYSDVLKEILPVIDNLERAAQAEGSVDDLKKGIEMTLKGCTDAFNKLGVEEIDASGEFDPNYHNAVMHIEDENLGKNVIAEVLQKGYKKDDKVIRYSMVKVAN from the coding sequence ATGAGTAATGAAAATGATAATAAAAACAAAAATGAAGAAGTTAAAATTGAAGATAATGCAGAAAATGTAGAAGAAACTAAAGCAGAATCAAAAGATGAAGCTTCTGAAAATAAAGAGCAAGGAAGTGATGAGCTTTCTATGACTAAGAAATATAAAGAGGAAGCAGAAAAAATAAAGATAGAACTTGATAATACAAAGGATAAACTTTTACGTACAATGGCTGAATATGATAATTTCAGAAAAAGAACAGTAAAAGAAAAAGAAGGCATATATGCAGATGCATATAGTGATGTATTAAAAGAAATACTTCCTGTTATTGATAATCTTGAAAGAGCAGCACAGGCAGAAGGAAGTGTCGATGATTTAAAAAAAGGAATAGAAATGACACTTAAAGGATGCACTGATGCATTTAACAAGCTTGGAGTAGAGGAAATTGATGCTTCAGGAGAATTTGATCCTAATTATCACAATGCAGTAATGCATATAGAAGATGAAAATTTAGGTAAAAATGTTATAGCTGAAGTTCTTCAAAAAGGATATAAGAAGGATGACAAGGTTATAAGATATTCAATGGTTAAAGTTGCAAATTAA
- the hrcA gene encoding heat-inducible transcriptional repressor HrcA has translation MASDDRKLRILQAIINDYINYGEPVGSRTIAKNYDLGIGSATIRNEMADLEEMGYLEQPHASSGRVPSSKGYRFYVDELMENSTLTAGEKVNIREYMLETAMGEIDQIIKQTSVLLSNLTNLTCIIEAPSVKRSLLKSIQLVRVDQRNLVVVILTDTGLIKNHIIHLKNIPQIEVINKINEIINKRLQNLSIKDINLEVINNLKMDLTGYDELFNAILPVLYETLNASDSSEVFLNGANNIFNYPEYNNIDKAKEMISLLNDKESLMELIKPQDYITVSIGDENYKKQAKDCSIISAEYQYKNRPIGTIGLIGPKRINYSKVIAIMSQVIKELNNILKNPKI, from the coding sequence ATGGCTTCTGATGATAGAAAATTAAGAATACTTCAAGCTATTATTAATGATTATATTAATTATGGAGAACCTGTCGGTTCAAGAACAATTGCTAAAAACTATGATTTAGGAATTGGATCTGCCACAATAAGAAATGAAATGGCAGATTTAGAAGAAATGGGCTATCTTGAACAGCCTCATGCATCATCTGGAAGAGTTCCATCAAGCAAAGGATACAGATTTTATGTTGATGAGCTTATGGAAAACTCAACACTGACTGCTGGAGAAAAAGTTAATATAAGAGAATATATGCTTGAAACTGCAATGGGTGAAATAGATCAGATAATAAAACAAACAAGTGTGCTTTTGTCTAATCTTACAAACCTTACTTGTATTATTGAAGCACCATCTGTAAAGAGAAGTCTTTTAAAATCTATACAGCTTGTAAGAGTTGATCAAAGAAATCTTGTAGTAGTAATTTTAACTGATACAGGACTTATAAAAAATCATATAATTCATCTTAAAAATATTCCTCAGATTGAGGTTATAAATAAAATAAATGAAATTATTAATAAAAGACTTCAGAATCTTTCAATAAAAGATATTAATCTTGAAGTAATTAATAATCTTAAGATGGATCTTACAGGTTATGATGAACTTTTTAACGCAATCTTACCTGTATTATATGAAACACTTAATGCATCAGACTCCTCTGAAGTCTTTTTAAATGGTGCAAACAATATATTTAATTACCCAGAGTACAATAATATAGACAAGGCAAAAGAAATGATTTCACTTCTAAATGATAAGGAATCTCTTATGGAGCTTATAAAGCCTCAAGACTATATTACAGTAAGTATTGGTGATGAAAATTATAAAAAACAGGCAAAGGACTGCAGTATTATTTCAGCAGAGTATCAGTATAAAAATAGACCTATAGGAACAATAGGACTTATAGGGCCTAAGAGGATAAATTATTCAAAAGTAATAGCAATAATGTCTCAGGTTATTAAAGAACTGAACAATATACTAAAAAATCCAAAGATATGA
- the hemW gene encoding radical SAM family heme chaperone HemW, giving the protein MKDISIYIHIPFCAQKCRYCDFPSYAGKDKLIDEYIKSLNMEILKKASEYKIKSIYIGGGTPTYLNDKNLERLLYTINKLKIENEYEFTVECNPGTLTVNKLKILKKYKVNRLSLGLQSTDNRILKEIGRIHTYEKFLESYFLARNLGFSNINIDIMFNLPDQSFSDFDDTLNKITSLNPEHISCYSLIIEEKTPFYKLYSEGKLNISSEEDEINMYHNAKKILEQSGYNQYEISNYAKASKECIHNEAYWKCNEYLGLGVSASSFINDTRFKNIDDIDTYIKRIQNDEDASDCKYKNTINDDMEEFMFMGLRMIEGISEDEFFRKFNKKIDDVYSSVLIKHISEGLLARNNGRIYLSKKGIEVSNYVMSDFIL; this is encoded by the coding sequence ATGAAAGATATATCTATATATATTCATATTCCGTTTTGTGCTCAAAAATGCAGATATTGTGATTTTCCTTCTTATGCAGGCAAAGATAAACTTATAGATGAATATATAAAAAGTCTTAACATGGAAATATTAAAAAAAGCATCAGAGTATAAAATAAAAAGTATTTATATAGGAGGCGGTACTCCAACATATCTTAATGATAAAAACCTTGAAAGACTTCTATATACAATAAATAAATTGAAAATAGAGAATGAATATGAATTTACAGTAGAATGTAACCCTGGAACTCTTACAGTAAATAAGCTTAAAATACTAAAAAAATATAAGGTGAATAGACTAAGCCTTGGGCTTCAGTCAACAGATAATAGAATATTAAAAGAAATAGGAAGAATACATACATATGAAAAATTTCTTGAAAGTTATTTCTTAGCAAGAAATTTAGGATTTTCAAATATAAATATAGATATTATGTTTAATCTTCCAGATCAGAGTTTTTCAGATTTTGATGATACTTTAAATAAGATTACAAGTCTAAATCCTGAGCATATATCATGTTATAGTCTTATAATCGAAGAAAAAACTCCATTTTATAAATTGTATAGTGAGGGTAAACTTAATATTTCGTCAGAGGAAGATGAAATAAATATGTATCATAATGCAAAAAAGATTTTAGAGCAGAGTGGATATAATCAATATGAAATTTCAAATTATGCTAAGGCTAGCAAGGAATGCATACATAATGAAGCATATTGGAAATGTAATGAGTATCTTGGACTTGGCGTATCTGCAAGTTCGTTTATAAATGATACCCGTTTTAAAAATATAGATGATATAGATACATATATAAAGAGAATTCAAAATGATGAAGATGCATCAGATTGTAAATATAAAAATACTATAAATGATGATATGGAAGAATTTATGTTTATGGGACTTCGAATGATAGAAGGAATAAGTGAAGATGAATTTTTTAGAAAATTTAATAAAAAAATAGATGATGTATATAGCAGTGTTTTAATAAAACATATTAGTGAGGGACTTCTTGCAAGAAATAATGGCAGAATATATTTAAGTAAGAAGGGCATTGAAGTATCAAATTATGTTATGAGCGATTTTATTTTATGA
- the lepA gene encoding translation elongation factor 4, with amino-acid sequence MKNDRQQFIRNFSIVAHIDHGKSTLADRLLELTGTLTKREMDEQVLDNMEIEKERGITIKSQAARLIYKRKDGNEYILNLIDTPGHVDFNYEVSRSLAACEGALLVVDATQGIQAQTLANTYLALDNDLEITPVINKIDLPSARPDEIKKEIEDVIGIDAEDAPLISAKTGLNVDKVLESIVENIPSPEGDVNAPLKALIFDSYYDSYKGVVCIVRIFDGEVKVGTKIKLMATNTVYDVTEVGVFTPSVLPTKELSAGDVGYIAASIKNVRDARVGDTITYAENPTKKALHGYKPAIPMVFTGIYPVDGAKYDELKEALEKLQINDAALSFEKETSIALGFGFRCGFLGLLHMEIIQERIEREFNLEIITTAPSVIYKVKKTDGTMMQLTNPTNLPPMAEVSYMEEPIVKVSIITPKDYVGPVMELCQDRRGTYIDLEYIEETRAVLHYDIPLNEVIYDFFDTLKSRTRGYASLDYEFKGYKQTKLVKLDILLNGDIVDALSMIVPEERAYNKGRAIAEKLKELIPRQLFEIPIQATIGAKIIARETVKAMRKDVLAKCYGGDISRKKKLLSKQKEGKKRMRQVGSVEIPQEAFMSVLKVD; translated from the coding sequence ATGAAAAATGACAGACAACAGTTTATTAGAAATTTTTCAATCGTAGCACATATAGATCATGGTAAGTCAACCCTTGCAGATAGACTACTTGAGCTTACAGGTACTCTTACAAAAAGAGAAATGGATGAGCAGGTACTCGATAATATGGAAATTGAAAAAGAAAGAGGAATTACAATTAAGTCTCAAGCGGCAAGACTTATTTATAAGAGAAAAGATGGAAACGAGTATATTTTAAATTTAATAGATACTCCAGGACATGTAGATTTCAATTATGAAGTATCAAGGAGTCTTGCTGCTTGTGAGGGTGCACTTTTAGTAGTTGATGCAACTCAAGGAATTCAAGCTCAAACGCTTGCAAATACGTATCTTGCACTTGATAACGACCTTGAAATTACACCTGTAATAAATAAAATAGATCTTCCATCAGCAAGACCTGATGAAATAAAAAAGGAAATAGAAGATGTAATAGGTATAGATGCTGAGGATGCACCACTTATTTCAGCTAAAACAGGACTTAACGTAGATAAGGTTTTAGAATCAATTGTAGAGAACATACCATCACCAGAAGGAGATGTAAATGCACCTCTTAAGGCACTTATTTTTGATTCATATTATGACAGCTATAAAGGTGTTGTATGTATTGTAAGAATATTTGATGGAGAAGTAAAAGTTGGAACAAAAATTAAACTTATGGCAACTAATACAGTTTATGATGTTACAGAAGTTGGAGTATTTACTCCAAGTGTACTTCCTACAAAAGAACTTTCAGCTGGAGATGTTGGCTATATTGCCGCTTCAATTAAAAATGTAAGAGATGCAAGAGTTGGAGATACTATAACTTATGCAGAAAATCCTACAAAAAAAGCACTTCATGGATATAAGCCAGCAATTCCTATGGTATTTACAGGTATTTATCCTGTTGATGGTGCAAAGTATGATGAACTTAAAGAAGCATTAGAGAAACTTCAAATAAATGATGCGGCATTAAGTTTTGAAAAAGAAACATCAATAGCACTTGGGTTTGGATTTAGATGTGGATTTTTAGGACTTCTTCATATGGAAATAATTCAAGAAAGAATTGAAAGAGAATTTAATCTTGAAATTATTACAACAGCGCCATCTGTAATCTATAAAGTAAAAAAGACAGATGGGACAATGATGCAACTTACAAATCCTACAAATCTTCCTCCTATGGCAGAAGTTTCGTATATGGAAGAGCCAATAGTTAAGGTGTCTATAATAACTCCTAAAGATTATGTTGGACCTGTTATGGAATTATGTCAGGATAGAAGAGGAACATATATAGATTTAGAGTATATAGAAGAAACAAGAGCAGTACTTCATTATGATATTCCGCTTAATGAAGTAATATATGATTTTTTTGATACATTAAAATCAAGAACTAGAGGATATGCATCACTTGATTATGAGTTTAAAGGATATAAACAGACAAAACTTGTAAAACTTGATATTCTTCTTAATGGGGATATAGTAGATGCACTTTCAATGATAGTTCCTGAAGAAAGAGCTTATAATAAAGGAAGAGCAATAGCTGAAAAATTAAAAGAACTTATTCCAAGACAATTATTTGAGATTCCAATACAGGCTACTATAGGTGCAAAGATTATAGCAAGAGAGACAGTTAAGGCTATGAGAAAAGATGTACTTGCAAAATGTTATGGCGGAGATATTTCAAGAAAGAAAAAACTTCTTTCAAAGCAAAAAGAAGGAAAAAAGAGAATGAGACAGGTAGGTTCTGTTGAAATTCCGCAAGAGGCATTCATGTCAGTACTTAAAGTTGATTAA